The nucleotide sequence AATTCGATTTCCGCAAACAAGCACAGCCGCGGACAAACCGTCGCCGCGCAAAGGCGTCGAGTGTAGCGCCCGGCCACTGGTCAGGCCAGCACAGGAAAAAGCCTACGGGGTTGACAGCACGCCCTCATATCGGCATGATTCGCGGCCTTATTTGTTTGTAACCCCCAGAATTTTTTCGAGGAGCTTGACGGTGGCCAATACACCTTCTGCCAAAAAACGCGCAAAACAGGCTGAGAAGCGTCGTAGCCATAACGCCAGCCAGCGCTCGATGGTCCGTACTTACATCAAGAACGTAATCAAGGCTATCGACGCCAAAGATGCCGCTCTTGCAGCGACCGCCTACACCCTGGCTGTGCCTGTAATCGACCGCATGGCCGACAAAGGCATCATCCACAAGAACAAAGCAGCTCGTCATAAGAGCCGCCTGAACGGCCACATCAAAGCATTGGCACAAGCTACCGCTGCATAAGCTGCAAGCGCCAATCGTTAGATGTAAAAAAACCGGCTTAACAGCCGGTTTTTTGTTGCCCGTAGAAAACCACCTTGTAGCCAGGCCAAGTACCGAGCAAAGAATGCCAACCTACATGCAAGAGCAAGCCCGAACCGCGTCGTAAGCCTGTTCACTTTAGCCACATCCGGATGCGCTCTGCCCTCTATGGGGTGGAAAAGGGGTATCTGGCAATATCACGATACCTCAACCCTCTCCCATAAATGAAAGAGGAGAGCAAAAAGCACACGCCCTCAAATCAACAGCATTGCGAATCGCGTCTGGCTTTTTACTTAGGGTTTTTCTGGCCAGGGCAAAATCGGAATCGCGGTCACCGCATTTTGCGGGCTACCTTCAATGACTCGATCGCTGTAGACCAGATAAACCAAGGTATTGCGCTTCTGATCAAAGAACCGCACCACCTGCATGGTCTTGAATACCAATGAGGTGCGCTCACGGAAGACCACCTCACCCTCCTTGAGCTTATCAAGAAAGCTGATCGGCCCAACCTGGCGACAGGCGATTGAGGCCTCAGCGCGATCTTCAGCTAAGCCAAGGCCACCTTTGACCCCACCGGTCTTGGCCCGCGACAGGTAGCACGTCACACCTGCTACCTTCGGATCATCGAACGCCTCAACCACGATCTTGTCGTTTGGCCCGACCAATTTAAAGACCGTCGACACCTCACCGATTGAATCAGCCGCCGCTAACGCAGGCAGCAGCGCAAGCGCACTCAATAATCCCTTTACGATTCGCATCAGCTCTCCCTTACACCAGAATCAAATTATCCCGATGCACCAACTCGGGCTCATCAACATAGCCCAGCAGCCGCTCAATCGCATCCGACGGCTGACCAATGATCTTTTGCGCCTCGAGGGCGCTGTAATTAGCCAGGCCACGGGCAATCTCGCGGCCATCTGCCGCGACACAGACCACCATTTCGCCGCGGCGGAAGCTCCCCTGCACAGCCTTTACTCCCACCGGTAGCAAACTCTTAGTCCCGGCTGCCAGTGCTTTAACCGCACCATCATCCAAAACGAGGGTCCCGCGCGTCTGCAGATGCCCGGCCAGCCATTGCTTGCGCGCCGCCAGCATGCCGCGCTCAGGCATCAGCAACGTACCTAGGCGCTCACCCTCTTTAAGCCGCGCCAGCACCTGCTCGATAGCACCACCAACAATCACCGTATGCGCACCCGAACGCGCTGCCAGGCGCGCCGCACGCAGCTTGGTTTGCATACCGCCACGGCCCAGCGCACCACCGACACCACCCGCCACAGCATCCAGCGCCGGATCATCGGCGCGCGCCTCATAAATCAACTCAGCACCCGGGTTGTGCCGCGGGTCGGCGTTATACATACCATCGCGATCAGTGAGGATGACCAGCAGATCAGCTTCGACCAAGTTCGCCACTAACGCCGCCAAGGTGTCGTTATCACCAAAGCGGATCTCGTCGGTGACCACGGTGTCGTTCTCATTGATTACCGGCACCACATCCAGATCGACCAGCGTGCGCAGCGTACTGCGCGCATTCAGGTAGCGCTTACGGTCCGACAGGTCATCATGGGTCAGCAAAATTTGCGCGGTACGCCGACCATGCTCAGCAAAGCTCGACTCCCATGCCTGGATCAGCACCATCTGACCAATTGCTGCCGCCGCCTGCAGCTCATGCATGGCACTCGGCCGCGCGGCCCAACCAAGCTTGCTCATCCCGGCCGCCACTGCGCCGGAGGACACCAACACCAACTCAACACCCTGCTCACGCAGCGCCACCATCTGCTTGACCCATATGGCCATAGCGGCGCGATCAAGACCACGACCATCGGCGGTCAGCAAGGCACTACCAATCTTCACCACCCAGCGCTGCGCACCGGTTACCTTGTCACGCATGATCTTCCAACCTTAGCCGCGACCTGTGATTACAAAAACGCCGCAATTAAGCGGCGTTTCTGCATGTGCTTAATCCCGGACGTAAATGACTTCCGGGCCATCCTCTTCATCTTCCTCATCCCAGAAGCTGTCGTCTTCCTCGACCTCGCCCACTGGACGAACCCCGGTACGACGCAGCGCACGCTTGTCATCCAGCGCCTGCAACTGGGCGCGCGCTTCATCTTCGATGCGGGTATCCAGCTCAGCCAGCTCAGCGGCGTATTCTGGGTTTTCCTGAATGCGCTCAGCACGCGCCTCAAGAAAATCCATGATGTCATAACACAGCTGCTCAGTCCCTTCGCGGGCCAAGGCAGAAATCACGTACACAGGGCCTTCCCACTCGATCCGCGCGACGATTTCAGCAATACGCGCCGCTTGCTCCTCATCAAGAATCTGGTCGGCTTTGTTCAATACCAACCAGCGCTCGCGCTCGGCCAGTGACGGGCTGAATTTGGTCAACTCATCAATGATGGTCGCCGCGGACTCAGCCGGATCAGTCAGATCCAGCGGCGCCATGTCCACCAGGTGCAGCAACAACCGAGTGCGCGACAAATGCTTGAGGAAGCGAATACCCAAACCCGCACCATCGGAAGCGCCTTCGATCAGCCCTGGAATATCGGCGACCACAAAACTCTTATAGCGATCAACACTGACCACACCCAGATTAGGGATCAAGGTAGTGAACGGATAATCCGCGACTTTTGGCTTGGCTGCTGATATCGAGCGAATAAGGGTGCTCTTGCCAGCATTTGGCAACCCGAGCAAGCCAACGTCCGCCAGCACCTTCAACTCCAGCTTGAGGTCGCGGGCCTCGCCCGGCTTACCCGGCGTGGTCTGTCGTGGTGCTCGGTTGGTGCTGGACTTGAAGCGGGTGTTGCCCAAACCGTGCCAACCACCATGTGCGACCAGCAACCGCTGGCCGGCGCGAGTCAAGTCACCAATCACTTCTTGAGTACCGGCATCAATCACGGTGGTGCCAATGGGCACCGGCAGGATCGTATCTTCACCCTTAGCACCGGTGCAGTCGGTACTGCCGCCCTTCTCACCATTTTGCGCCTGGAAACGACGGGTGTAGCGGTAGTCCACCAAGGTATTGAGATTGGCGTAGGCCTCGATATAAACCGAACCACCGTCGCCACCATCGCCACCGTTGGGGCCGCCCTTCTCGATGAACTTTTCACGACGAAAAGCCATCATGCCGTTACCGCCGTCACCGGCCTTTACCGAAATCGATACTTCATCGACGAATTTCATAGGTACGCCTCCCGCAACAAGGCGGGTTATCCAAAACGAAAAAATCTAGGTTCTTGCAAAATTGACCTGCATTCAAATCGAACGCTAGCACCCAGGGCAGTTTGGCAAGAACCCCAAGAATACAGAAACAAAAAAAACGCCCGGAGCGTTTTCTAACGTCGCTTGCGACGGCCCGCAGGGTTGCTGCCATAGATGGCGAGCCAATAAAAAAGCCCCGTCGCAAGGACGGGGCTTTCCCAGCAGTCGCGCAATTAAGCCGCAACGACGCTCACGTAACGGCGGTTGAACGCGCCTTTTACTTCAAACTTGATCACGCCTTCGATTTTAGCGAAGAGGGTGTGATCTTTACCCATACCAACGCCGTAACCCGCGTGGAACTGGGTGCCGCGCTGACGCACGATGATGTTGCCAGGAATGATTTTCTGGCCGCCATACATCTTCACGCCAAGGCGTTTAGCTTCTGAATCGCGACCGTTGCGGGTACTACCGCCAGCTTTTTTGTGTGCCATGAGTTCAATACTCCTATAAGGGGATTAGACCGAAACGAATCAGGCCTGAATACCGGTGATTTTGATCTCGGTGTACCACTGACGGTGGCCCTGGCGCTTCATGTGGTGCTTACGACGACGAAACTTGATGATGGTGACCTTGTCGTGACGGCCTTGAGCGATCACTTCAGCTACAACGTTGGCACCTTCAACAACTGGGGCGCCGATTTTAATATCGTCGCCATTGCCGATCAGCAGAACACGGTCGAAAGTCACAGCTTCGCCAATGGCCAGCTCGAGCTTTTCGATTTTGAGGAATTCGCCTTCAGTGACTTTGTACTGTTTGCCACCGGTAACAATTACTGCGTACATGGTAAATCTCCGTTAATCCTGCTCACCCAGCGCTTTATAGGAATAAGTGTCGGCTGGCATGGCTGCTTGGGGCCTAAAAGACGCCCTTGCAATTGCGTAAGGCAGGGAAATACCCAGGGGGAAGTTCAGGGTGCGCGATTGTACGCAAGCCCCCCGCATGACGCAAGGCCCCGACACTAACAGCCAAGCCAGTTACCTTGACAGCCCCTACCCTGCCACCTAGCATGCCGCGCAACCCATGAACAGCAGGTGTAAGCGATGCAACCCCAGGCGTTCTATAGCGTGGTGGCGGAAGATTTTACCGCCGTCGACGGCATCATTCGCGCCCAGCTGGTATCGCGCGTACCGCTGGTTGAGAAAATCGGCGACTACATTATCTCCGCTGGCGGTAAACGCCTGCGCCCGCTACTGGTCCTACTCAGCGGCAAAGCCCTTGGCCTTGATGGCGACAAGCTGCGCTTATTGGCGGCCACTATCGAGTTCCTGCACACCGCCACCTTGCTGCACGACGATGTGGTCGACATGTCCGACATGCGCCGCGGTCGCAGCACCGCCAACGCGCAGTGGGGCAACGCGCCAAGCGTTCTGGTGGGCGACTTCCTGTATTCCCGCTCGTTCGAAATGATGGTCGAGCTCGGCTCCATGCCAGTCATGAAGATCCTCTCTAGGGCCACCCGCGTTATTGCTGAAGGCGAAGTGCTGCAGCTGTCGAAGATCCGTGACGCCAGCACCACGGAAGAGACTTATATGGAGGTCATCCGCGGCAAAACCGCGATGCTCTTCGAGGCGTCAACCCATAGCGCCGCCGCATTGGCCGGGGCCAACGCCGAACAGACCGAGGCCTTGCGCACCTTTGGCGATCATCTGGGCGTGGCCTTCCAGCTGGTTGACGACCTGCTCGATTATCGCGGCGACGCCAGCACTCTGGGTAAGAATGTGGGCGATGACTTAGCTGAAGGTAAACCCACTCTGCCGCTGATTTACGCCATGCGCGAAGGCACCCCTGAACAAGCAGCCTTGGTACGTCAGGCAATCCAGAAAGGCGGTATCGAGGACTTAGAGAGCATCCGCAATGCCGTCGAAGCAGCCGGCGCGCTGGACTACACCGCGAAGCAAGCCCGCGACTATGCAGAGCGCGCAATTGCGTGCCTAGATACGCTGCCCGCCAGCGCCTACCGCGATGCGTTGGTCGAGTTGAGCCGCTTTGCCGTAGCGCGCACGCACTAGCCGCTAAGGCCACACCCAAAACCCCGTCCATGTGACGGGTTTTTTATGGCCTGCGTTTTTAAAAAAACGCGCAAAAGCGCTCACTCGCCTCGACATAACTGGCTGCACGACAAAAGGTAGCGATTAATTCTTGCTATAAATGTAATAAGAATTATTCTCATCTAACCATTCAAAAGGAAGATGAACCATGACTTACCTGATCGACGCTTGGCTGGATCGTCCGCAGCCCTATCTGCGCATTCTCAATCGCAACACCGGTGAGGTGTGCGCAGTGTTCAACGAAGACGCTCTGGATGAGCTGCGCAACCAGGGTGAGCTGGATATTCACGAGCTGAACTCCAGCGAGCCATTGGTGCTGAAAGAATTAGTGCGCAATCTGTTTTTGTATTGCTATGCCCGGGCGTTGCGCCCGTGAAGACAAAAACAGCAGCCGACCCTTGTAGCCCGCAGGTGCAGCCCGGCGGCAATCCGGGACATCTTTAAGACGTCATAAACAACCGCGGATGGCATCCGGGCTACAAGGTGATCAGGCTTATTCTGAGGCGGATAAACATCGCCATCCGCCTCAGGCAAGCGGCTTAGAGAACGTCCAGCAGCTCTACGTCAAACACCAGCACGCTGTGCGGCGGGATGCTGCCAACGCCTTGCTCGCCATAGGCCAGTTCGCTCGGCACATACAGACGCCATTTACTACCGGCATTCATCAGCTGCAGGGCTTCGGTCCAACCGGCAATGACGCCGCCAACCGGAAACTCGGCGGGCTCGCCACGATCGTAGGAGCTGTCGAATACGCTGCCGTCGATCAGGGTGCCGTGGTAATGCGCACGAATGGTGTCTTCGCGAGTTGGCATGGCGCCGCTGCCGCTGCTCAGCACTTCGTACTGCAGGCCGGAAGCCAGCACGGTAATGCCGTCGCGCGTGGCGTTTTCAGCGAGGAAAGCCAAGCCAGCGCCTGCCGCTTCTTCGGCCTTGGCCTGCGCTTCGGCTTGCATGATGTCGCGAATGACTTTGAAGCTGGCTGACAGCTCATCTTCGCTAACGCGGCTTGGCAGACCATTAAACGCGTCAGTCAGGCCCGCGAGGATCGCGTCTAGGCTCACGCCCGGTGGCGGGTTGTCACGCAGCTGGCCACCCAGTTGGCGACCAATGCCGTAGCTGACACGGGTTTGGTCAGTCGAGAGATTGATATCGGACATAGCGCGGCTCCGCTTGAGGCTAAAAAAGGTCGGCCAGCCTAGCACAAAGCCCCTCGCCGCCCTAACCGCCCGCCACGCGGTTGCGCCTACAGCGCTCCGAGCAATACTTCACCTCATCCCAGCAACGCGCCCACTTCTTACGCCAGGTGAAGGGCAGAGCACACACCTGGCAAACCTTGACCGGTAAATCGGCTTTCTTCACAGCGCTTCACCCGCATCTAGGCGAGCTAATAGTTGCTCGCCACGCTGCCAGAGCCCCTGCTGTTTGGCCTCGGTCATTTTGTCCAACCCTCGATAAATCATGCCTAGACGGTGGTTGCCAGCCAACTGCTCACGGTGGCGCATCAAAAAATGCCAATACAGCGCATTGAACGGGCACGCTTGCTCACCCACGCTTTCGGTCACTTTGTAGGCGCAATCGCCGCAGTAATTGGACATCCGCTTGATGTACTGACCACTGGCGCAGTAAGGCTTGGAACCCAAATAGCCGCCATCAGCATGCATCACCATACCCAAGGTGTTGGGCAACTCGACCCAATCGAAAGCATCCATATACACCGCCAAATACCAATCACAGACTTGGCTGGGCTGAATACCGGCCAGCAGGGCGAAGTTACCGGTGACCATCAACCGCTGAATATGGTGGGCGTAGGCATGCTCCAGGGTTTGGCCGATGGCTTGGCTCATGCACTTCATGCGGGTTTTGCCGGTCCAGTAAAACTCAGGTAACGGCCGGGTATTGCCAAATGTGTTGCGCTCGGCGTACTCCGGCATGTGCATCCAGTAAATGCCGCGCACGTATTCACGCCAGCCAATCAACTGGCGGATAAACCCTTCGGCGGCGTTTAAGGGCACACGTCCCTGCCAATAAGCCGCTTCAACATCCGCACAGATTTTGCGCACATCCAGCAGGCCGATGTTCAGCGCCGCACCGATGCGCGCATGAAACAAAAACGGCTCATTCAACGCCATGGCGTCTTGATAGTCACCGAAGGCAGGCAGCGCAAACTCAAGGAAATGCTGCCAAAGCGCCTCTGCTTCAGCATGGGTAACGGGGTAATCAAAGGAGGCTAGGCTGCCGTAGTGATGACTAAAGCGCTCAGTCACCAGCGCCAGCACCTCGCCAGTGATGTCATCCGCCGGAAAGCGTGCCGTCATGGGCGCTTTGATGTGTTTAGGCAGGGCCTTGCGGTTTTCTGCGTCAAAGTTCCACGCACCGCCTACCGGGGTGCCGTCGCCGTTCATCAAAAAGCCGGTTTTGCGGCGCATCTCGCGGTAGAA is from Pseudomonas sp. TMP9 and encodes:
- the rpsT gene encoding 30S ribosomal protein S20, coding for MANTPSAKKRAKQAEKRRSHNASQRSMVRTYIKNVIKAIDAKDAALAATAYTLAVPVIDRMADKGIIHKNKAARHKSRLNGHIKALAQATAA
- a CDS encoding CreA family protein, whose protein sequence is MRIVKGLLSALALLPALAAADSIGEVSTVFKLVGPNDKIVVEAFDDPKVAGVTCYLSRAKTGGVKGGLGLAEDRAEASIACRQVGPISFLDKLKEGEVVFRERTSLVFKTMQVVRFFDQKRNTLVYLVYSDRVIEGSPQNAVTAIPILPWPEKP
- the proB gene encoding glutamate 5-kinase yields the protein MRDKVTGAQRWVVKIGSALLTADGRGLDRAAMAIWVKQMVALREQGVELVLVSSGAVAAGMSKLGWAARPSAMHELQAAAAIGQMVLIQAWESSFAEHGRRTAQILLTHDDLSDRKRYLNARSTLRTLVDLDVVPVINENDTVVTDEIRFGDNDTLAALVANLVEADLLVILTDRDGMYNADPRHNPGAELIYEARADDPALDAVAGGVGGALGRGGMQTKLRAARLAARSGAHTVIVGGAIEQVLARLKEGERLGTLLMPERGMLAARKQWLAGHLQTRGTLVLDDGAVKALAAGTKSLLPVGVKAVQGSFRRGEMVVCVAADGREIARGLANYSALEAQKIIGQPSDAIERLLGYVDEPELVHRDNLILV
- the cgtA gene encoding Obg family GTPase CgtA; the protein is MKFVDEVSISVKAGDGGNGMMAFRREKFIEKGGPNGGDGGDGGSVYIEAYANLNTLVDYRYTRRFQAQNGEKGGSTDCTGAKGEDTILPVPIGTTVIDAGTQEVIGDLTRAGQRLLVAHGGWHGLGNTRFKSSTNRAPRQTTPGKPGEARDLKLELKVLADVGLLGLPNAGKSTLIRSISAAKPKVADYPFTTLIPNLGVVSVDRYKSFVVADIPGLIEGASDGAGLGIRFLKHLSRTRLLLHLVDMAPLDLTDPAESAATIIDELTKFSPSLAERERWLVLNKADQILDEEQAARIAEIVARIEWEGPVYVISALAREGTEQLCYDIMDFLEARAERIQENPEYAAELAELDTRIEDEARAQLQALDDKRALRRTGVRPVGEVEEDDSFWDEEDEEDGPEVIYVRD
- the rpmA gene encoding 50S ribosomal protein L27, whose amino-acid sequence is MAHKKAGGSTRNGRDSEAKRLGVKMYGGQKIIPGNIIVRQRGTQFHAGYGVGMGKDHTLFAKIEGVIKFEVKGAFNRRYVSVVAA
- the rplU gene encoding 50S ribosomal protein L21, whose protein sequence is MYAVIVTGGKQYKVTEGEFLKIEKLELAIGEAVTFDRVLLIGNGDDIKIGAPVVEGANVVAEVIAQGRHDKVTIIKFRRRKHHMKRQGHRQWYTEIKITGIQA
- a CDS encoding polyprenyl synthetase family protein, giving the protein MQPQAFYSVVAEDFTAVDGIIRAQLVSRVPLVEKIGDYIISAGGKRLRPLLVLLSGKALGLDGDKLRLLAATIEFLHTATLLHDDVVDMSDMRRGRSTANAQWGNAPSVLVGDFLYSRSFEMMVELGSMPVMKILSRATRVIAEGEVLQLSKIRDASTTEETYMEVIRGKTAMLFEASTHSAAALAGANAEQTEALRTFGDHLGVAFQLVDDLLDYRGDASTLGKNVGDDLAEGKPTLPLIYAMREGTPEQAALVRQAIQKGGIEDLESIRNAVEAAGALDYTAKQARDYAERAIACLDTLPASAYRDALVELSRFAVARTH
- a CDS encoding FKBP-type peptidyl-prolyl cis-trans isomerase: MSDINLSTDQTRVSYGIGRQLGGQLRDNPPPGVSLDAILAGLTDAFNGLPSRVSEDELSASFKVIRDIMQAEAQAKAEEAAGAGLAFLAENATRDGITVLASGLQYEVLSSGSGAMPTREDTIRAHYHGTLIDGSVFDSSYDRGEPAEFPVGGVIAGWTEALQLMNAGSKWRLYVPSELAYGEQGVGSIPPHSVLVFDVELLDVL
- a CDS encoding DUF2256 domain-containing protein; amino-acid sequence: MKKADLPVKVCQVCALPFTWRKKWARCWDEVKYCSERCRRNRVAGG
- a CDS encoding cryptochrome/photolyase family protein; translation: MSARRLALVLGDQLSFDLPSLQALDPQRDAVLLAEVAAETDYVPHHPQKIVLIFSAMRHFAQALRERGWQVHYVKLDDPHNSGSLPSELQRWAAHLQVDEVHLTECGEWRLEHALQASELPITWHADSRFVCARGEFASWAEGRKQLRMEFFYREMRRKTGFLMNGDGTPVGGAWNFDAENRKALPKHIKAPMTARFPADDITGEVLALVTERFSHHYGSLASFDYPVTHAEAEALWQHFLEFALPAFGDYQDAMALNEPFLFHARIGAALNIGLLDVRKICADVEAAYWQGRVPLNAAEGFIRQLIGWREYVRGIYWMHMPEYAERNTFGNTRPLPEFYWTGKTRMKCMSQAIGQTLEHAYAHHIQRLMVTGNFALLAGIQPSQVCDWYLAVYMDAFDWVELPNTLGMVMHADGGYLGSKPYCASGQYIKRMSNYCGDCAYKVTESVGEQACPFNALYWHFLMRHREQLAGNHRLGMIYRGLDKMTEAKQQGLWQRGEQLLARLDAGEAL